In the genome of Natronomonas salina, the window ACCGGGCAAACACGCTATCGGCTCGATTAGCCAGCCGGCAAACACGGCTTTCGGCGCACGTAACGACGTACCGATATGGATCGGAACGTCGGCGGCATCGATCGCTGGCTCCGCGTCGCGGTGGCGCTCGCGCTGCTCGGGTTCGGCTATCGGAACCGCGAGTCGAGAACGGGGACGCTCGCGTTCCTCGCCGGCAGCGACCTCCTGGCGACCGCAGTCATCCAGCGGTGTCCGGTGAACGCGCTGCTCGGCGTCGATACCTGTCCCGGGTCGTAGACGGCGACCCGCGGACGGTCCTATCGGTTCCGGTTGCGCTCGCGCTCCGGTTCGCGTTCCGGCTCGCGCTCCGGCGGACTCGAGGACGACGGACCGAAACCTCGAACCGCGATCACGATGATGGCCAGCGCGAAGAACGCGACCAGGAGCCAGCGACCCATCTGCGTGCTGAGAGCGCTGACCACCATCCCGAGCAGGTCGATGCCGACTGCCTGCCCGAGCGCGAACAGCAACAGGACGAACCCGAAGACCGCGAGGGCGATCCGGAGCGTCGATTCCGCGAACCACTCGCCGGCGCGTTCGGTGCGACCTCGCTCGACGGTCTCGTCGTTCGCTCCGCCTCCGGTGCGTGACATGATACCACGTACGCGGTCGATAGGGATTAGTACACACCACCTAGAGAAAGTATGGTTCGCTGACATCTACGGGAGATGGGTTCGCAGACTGCGACCGGTTCGGAACGACCTTCGAGGGGTCGGCGCCGCTCAGTCCTGATTGGTCGAGACGGCCGACACGACCGTGACGAGATCGCCGTCCTCGAACTCCCGCCGGCACCCCTCACAGAGCTGGAGCGTCTCCGTCGCCGCCTCGACGTACTCGATGCGCACCGTCTCCGCGTCGTCGTGACCGCACTCTGCACACGCCATGATCAGTTACCGAGTCCCCCACGCTGGGTTCGGTCGTCGGACTGTTCGACCATGCTCTCGGTTGCAGTCCCGTCGTCGCCGCACGTGCCAGAAAACCCTGGGCCACCGGTCGAGGGAGCGCCTCGGTCGAGCGACGTCATTACCTCCGACAGAATCTAAGCCCGTATAGTGATTTCGAATTTCGCAATCCCTTGAGTTACGAAAACCACAATCCGAAGGTTACGGATTTCTTACCGAGGTCCGCCGAACGTTGTCTCAAGTGGTAAGTAACGGCGATACCGTTTCGGAAGTCGGAACCGGACGCGCTCGGCTCGCTTCGCGATCAGACGTCGTAGACCGCCTCGTCGTCGCTGCCGCTGACGTCCTGGGTACCGAAGTGGTTGAAGGGCCGGAAGTAGTGGTGGCGGATCAGCTCCTCGCTCTCGACGCTCAGCCCCATCTCGTCGAGCGTCCGAGCGATCCGGGTGAGGTCGTCGTGGCGGGGGGCGACGGCCTTGACCTCGACGTTCTCGCGGCCGGTCATCACCTCGTGGACCTCGACGACCCCCTCGATCTGGAGCGCTTCGCGCGCCAGGTCCTCCCGATCGACGATCGGCGCCGTGCACATGATCCGTATCTGCAGCTGGTAGCCCGCCAGCTCGTAGTCCACCATCGGGACGTACCCCTCGATGATCTCGCTTTGCTCCATCTTGTCGATGCGGTTCCGCACCGTCCCGTCGGTCACGCCGACGCGGTCGGCGATGTCGACGGCCGTCAGGTTGCGGGCGTCCCGCTGGAGCAACTGGAGGATGGCGCGGTCGACGTCGTCGAGCGGGGTGTACTCGTGACTGGCGCACATGCCTCACGTGAGGGGGCGACCACCCTTGGAAGCTGGGTGGCGGTCGAACGGGCGCGAGGAGACATCGAGTCACCCGCCGGTCGTACCAGAAGGGTCGGATTCGGTCGGTCCGATCAGCGGTCCCGAACTGGGTCGCGACTTGGGGGGTCGCCAGAAACATCGAAGATCAACCACTCGGTCCACGACGGCAGCTGTGCCGGATTATCGGCGAAGGTGGACCTGCGGACGTTCAGCTACGCGTACGAGCTCGAAAGGAAGGGGGAGCGTCCCTCCGGACGCCGACGCGCCCGGCAGGGTCGACGACGCTGCTAGCGCGGCAGTGTCGTCACTCCGGCGGCCGACCACTGGACGGGCCGGTTCCGGAGTCCGGGTCGCGACCGGCGCCGGACGACGAGACCTCGGACTTCCCGGAGCGCGCCCAGCGGTCGATGTTCTCCCGGACGTAGTCCTGGCCGCCGAGGCCGAAGGAGATACCGAGGCCGAGTGCGAGCGCGACCGCGAGGCCCCAGGCCATCGCCCGCGCGAACACGAACAGGATGCCGACGTCGATACCCATCGTGTCGAGGCCGATCACGATCACGACGAAGTAGAGGAACAGCTGGACGCCGGTGGCGACCCAGTTCGTGTAGCCGGTGCGGGTCGCCGCCTCCGTCCGCTTGATCGCGTCACCGACGAAGTCGGCGACCACGAACCCGAGGATGATCACCAGCAGTCCCGCGACGAACGCCGGCAGGTACGAGACCGCGGTGTTGATCCACTCCGACAGCACGGCGATGGCGAGGACGTCCGCGGCCGCCAGGATGGCCAAGGCGTAGACGAACCACCGCGTGAGCGTCCCGAAGGCGTGGGCGACCGCGCGTTCGGTGCCGCCGAGTATGTTGCCGAGTGGCGTCTCGAGGACCATCTCGTCGAGTTCGACCCTGTCGACGAGCCGTTCGACGACGCCGCCGATCGCCCGTCCCACCACCCAGCCGATGAGGAGGATGATGAGCGCGCCGATCAACCGCGGCAGGAACGTGATCGCCGCTCCGAGCGCCTCTCGGAACTGGTCTTCCACGGCTCCGACCTGTGCGACCGTCGATAGCTGGTCAGGTTGTACCATGAGTCCCTACCTACGGATGGGACACGAATTGTTAGACACAATATATGAAGAACGCCACCAAGTTAAGTTATCAAAATATTCGTCACGATTAGAATAATATAGTGGCAGAAATTTACCGTCTGCTGACCGGATAGCTGGTCGCCCGGCCGCCAATCAGAGGTCGTTCGAATCGGTACCGACGTCGAGTACCGGGCCGTAGAACGGGGACCTTACGCGAGGTGAGTACTTCCCTGAGAGTGCTCCTGAGCGGCGTTCATCGACGCTCACTGCGCATTTCTACGAATCTCGGTGGGCGCCTCGCCTGGGACAGTCAGGACGAATCCGAACCCAGATCAGAACTCCTCCGCCGTGTCGATCCCGACGACGATCCCGCTGTCGTCGTCCGCGAAACGCTCGTCGACGCCGACGGCGTCCTCGAAGGCGAGCCGCGCCTGCTCCGTGTGGGCGTGCTCGACCGCGTCGGCGACGTCGTCGTCCAGGTCGAACTCCTCGGCCAGCTCGTCCCAGACGGACGAGGGAACGCGGTAGGCTCGCGTCTCGTCGACCGTCACGTAGTCGTGGTCGGCCTCGTACTCGGAGTGCCGTCCGAGCAGGTCCCCGTAGAGGACGACGAGCACGTTCCGGATCTCCGCCGCGTCGACGTCGAAGCGGTCGGCCGTTCGGTCGATCACGGCGTCGTCGATGTGCGCCTCGCTGACTTCGGCGGGCTGGTCGTCGGTCATGGTCTCGTGTGTACCGTCGGCGGCCGGCCGTTTCGAACTTTCGACCGCGAACCGAGGACAGAATCGCAGCCGGCCCGACTCGCAGTCCTTCGGTGCCGACCCGGGTATCAAGGCCCTGCAGTTGCAGCCCGGACTGGCTTCCTTCTGGTTCGTCTATTGACAGATGTATGCTCGGTACCCTGCGTTCGTTCGCACAGGAGGCCATCAGTCTCGTCATCGCGATCATCACGTTCCCGCTCCGGCTGCTGCGCTCGCTGCTGTAGGCGGCAGGCCGGACACGGAACGCAGCGTCTCCGGTCGGGAGTCGCTGGTGTAGAGGCGGACGCAACGTCGTGACCACGGTCGAATCCGCCACCACCCTTCTGGAGAACCCAGATGTATCGCCCGTGCTGGCAGTACGGGAGCCGATCGGTCGCTTCAGAGACGCCCCCGACCCGGCGAATGCCAGCCACGCGCCCTTCCCTCTCGTCGCCCTAATTACGGGCATGGCTTCGAAACTCAAGCGGCTCGGCAAGCTGGTGTACAACGTCACGAGCATCATCACCACCGTCCGACTGATCCGACGGCTCGCCCGTAAGTTCCGTAGCAGCGGATAGCATCGACCACCTGGGCGCGGACCGGTTCTGGGAAGGAACCGACCGGATTTTTCGTATCGGTACCCCACCGGAGCGCCACCCGTATCGACCGCCTCGTCAGTGTTCAGCGAGCGGAATCTCGGCGCCTCACTGGCATCCTTTTTCAGTGTTCGCCTCCACCGTCCAGGTGCACCATGACAGATCTGGACCGACGAGCGTTCGTCAAGATCGCGGGAGCGACGGCCGTCGCGCCGGCCGTCGCGGGCTGTTCGGGCAACGGCGGGAACGGTGGCAACGGCGGGAACGGCGGCGACGTCCCCGACGAGATCGACGAGTACCTCTCGAACGCCAACGGGTACGACGGTTCGCTCGAGGACCACACGGGCGAGGACGAGGTGGCCGTCGACGTCGGGACGGGTGACATCGGCTATGCGTTCGGCCCGGCTGCGATTCGAATCGACACCGGAACGACCGTCGTCTGGGAGTGGACCGGCGAGGGCGGCTCCCACAACGTCGTCCACGAGAACGGCGACTTCGAGAGCGACCTCCAGGGCGAGCAAGGCGACACCTTCGAATACACCTTCGAGGAGTCAGGGAACTACCGCTACTACTGCAACCCCCACAGAGGGAACGGCATGCTGGGCGGCGTCGTCGTCGAGTAACCCGCCTCGTTCACACGGGGCTGGATGTAATCCACGGCGAAATCACGCCGCCTCCCCGATTCCAATAGCTGGTAGACGGTCCTGCTCGGTCCTTCCCGCTGGTCACTCCCTGTGTGGGCTTCGACTACCAGACTCGAATCGGGTCGGGAGCGTTTTCACTGCTCGCGGTCTCGGTCGCTCCGCTCCCTCGACGACTCGCAGGAAAATGCCGCCTCCCCGATTTGAACGGGGGACAGCTCGATCTTCAGTCGAGTGCTCTCCCAGTCTGAGCTAAGGCGGCTCGCAGACGAACCGAGGCCGAGGCTATCAAAAAGGGTTTCGAAAGTCGCTGCCCGGCGCGGCGGTCAGATGAGGAAGACGTCCGCGGAGTCGAACCGCCGGCCGCAGTTCTTGCAGACGTACTCCACGCCGTCCTCCGAGACCAGTTGGCCGCCGCACTCCGGACAGTCCGACCCAGCGCGTCCTGACATTACGTGTTAGTCGGTGGCGACGGCTGATAGGCCTTTCGCGGCCGCAGAAGCGAGTGGGCACGGATGGAATCGAACCATCTTCTCGTCCTTGTAAGGGACGCGTCATAGCCACTAGACCACGCGCCCGCACCGGGACGGAATCGGCCCGAGCGGATAACGCTTACTCTCCGTCGCGGAACGCTTAGGGTCGCCCGCGACGATATCCCGGAGCGTGACCTCACTTCGCACCCTCGCGACCGCCCTCCTCCTCGTCGTGGCTCTCCTCGCGACCGGCTGCGTCACCCCCTTCGACGCCGGCGATTCGTCGACGCCGACCGCCGAGACGCCGGCGACGCAGACGGCCACGCCGACGCCCTCGCCGTCACCCCCGCCGGCGGCACACGAGGGGTACGACCAGACCACGGTGACCGTTCTCGACGCCGAGACCGACGCGGAACTCGGACGCGTCGAGGCCGCCGTCGCGGACAACAGCTCGCTCCGCTACACCGGCCTGAGCGACACCGAGGAGCTTCCGGCGGACCGCGGGATGCTGTTCGTCCACGAGCGAGAGCGCGACCTCACCTACGTGATGCGGAAGATGGACTTCGGCATCGACATCGTCTTCGTCGCCGAGAACGGTACCATCACGTCGACCCACCACGCGACCGCACCCGGCCCCGACGAGGACGGCAACGACCAGGGCTACTCGGGGACCGGCCGCTACGTCCTCGAGGTGAACTACGAGTGGACCGCCGAGCGGGGTATCGAGGCCGGCGACCGCGTGGAGTTCGAGCTCCCGGAGTGAGGCGGCGCGCCGGGGGCGGGTGACGCCGCCCGCGCGTCGGCAGCCTTTTCGCGGCCGCCGCCGTTCGCCCGGTCGATGCGGTCCCGCACGCCCGGCTACGCACTCACGGCCGTCGCCGTCGCCGTCGCGCTGCTGTACCTCGGCGTCGCGACGGGCCTGCTCGTCCCGTACCTCGGCGGCTACGACCCCGCGGAGCCGGGCGACTACGACCACACCACAGTCACGGTCGTCGACGACGCGACGGGCGAGGAACTCGGCACCGTCGAGGCCGCCGTCGCCGACAGCTTCCGGACGCGGTACGTCGGTCTGAGCAACACCGACGAACTACCCGCGGACCGTGGGATGCTGTTCGTCCACGACGACGCCGACCGGCGGACCTACGTGATGCGGAACATGGACTTCGGGCTCGACATCGTCTTCGTCGCCGAGAACGGCACCGTCACGACCATCCACGAGGCGCCGGCGCCGGGGGACGACGAGGACGGCGGCGACCAGCAGTACAGCGGCAGGGGCACGTACGTCCTCGAGGTCAACCGCGGCTGGAGCGACGCACGCGGCGTCGAGGAGGGCGACCGGGTCGCCATCGAGGGCTACGTCGAGATCGATCAGTGATCGGCCCCGCGTCTTCGACAGCGTCGACAGCCGGAGCCCGCGGTTCCGGCCGCTGGGCCAAGCGTTATACTGACCGGACGGTCAGTTAGGGTAATGGCGGAGTACGGGCTGGACGGGGACGACGACCCATTCGAGGAACAGCGGGCCAACGCCGAGAACCCGATGCAGCGGCTGTTCGCCGAGTACGGCGCGCAGAACCGCCTGGCGTTCGTCGTCGGCGTCGTCGCGAGCATCGCCGCCCGGCTCCTGGACCTCCTGCCGCCCGTCCTGCTCGGGCTGGCGCTGGACGCGATCTTCCGGAACGACAGGGCGTTCGCGCTCTGGCTCGTCCCCGAGGCCTGGACCCCGACGACGCCCGACGGGCAACTGTACCTCGTCGTCGCACTCATCGCGGGCGCGTTCTTCTTCGGCGCCGGGTTCCACTGGCTGCGCAACTGGGGGTTCAACGCCTTCGCCCAGCACATCCAGCACGACATCCGGACGGACACCTACGACACGATGCAGCGGCTGAACATGGACTTCTTCGCCGACAAGCAGACCGGCGAACTGATGTCCATCCTCTCGAACGACGTCAACCGCCTCGAGCGGTTCCTCAACGACGGGCTGAACTCCGCGTTCCGGCTCGTCGTCATGGTCATCGGCATCGCCGGCATCCTCTTCTACCTCAACTGGCAGCTGGCGCTGGTCGCGCTGTTGCCCGTCCCGCTCATCGCGGGCTTCACCTACCTCTTCATCCAGATCATCCAGCCGAAGTACGCCGAGGTGCGCTCGACGGTCGGCACCGTGAACTCGCGGCTGGAGAACAACCTCGGCGGCATCCAGGTCATCAAATCGAGCAACACGGAGTCCTACGAGAGCGAGCGCGTCGACGACGTCTCGGGCGACTACCTGGACGCCAACTGGGACGCCATCGAGACCCGCATCAAGTTCTTCCCCGGGCTGCGCGTCCTCGCCGGGGTCGGCTTCGTCCTCACGTTCCTCATCGGCGGCGTCTGGGTGCTGACCACCGAGACCACCGGCGGCGCCCCGGGGCCGTTCACCCGGCCGCTGTACGCCGGCGAGTTCGTCACCTTCATCCTGTTGAACCAGCGGTTCATCTGGCCGATGGCGCAGTTCGGGCAGATAATCAACATGTACCAGCGGGCGTACGCCTCCGCCGAGCGCATCTTCGGGCTGATGGACGAACCCGACCGCCTCGCCGTCGACCCCGGCGCCGAACCGCTGACGGTCGACGACGGCCGCGTCGAGTACGACGACGTCACCTTCGGCTACGACGACGAAGAGGAACCCGTCGTCGCGGACGTCGACTTCGAGGTCGAGGGCGGCGAGACGCTCGCGCTGGTCGGCCCCACCGGCGCCGGCAAGTCGACCGTCCTCAAGCTCCTGTTGCGGCTCTACGACGTCGACGACGGCGCGATACGCATCGACGGCCAGGACGTCCGGGGCGTCACGCTCCCCTCGCTGCGCCAGCACGTCGGCTACGTCGGCCAGGACACGTTCCTGTTCTACGGCACCGTCGAGGAGAACATCACCTACGGCGCCTTCGACGCCGACCACGAGTCGGTCGTCGAGGCCGCCAAGGCCGCGGAGGCCCACGAGTTCATCACCAACCTCCCGGACGGCTACGACACCATGGTCGGCGAGCGCGGTGTCAAGCTCTCCGGCGGCCAGCGCCAGCGCATCTCCATCGCCCGCGCCGTCCTCAAGGACCCCGAGATACTGATCCTCGATGAGGCCACCTCGGACGTCGACACCGAGACGGAGATGCTCATCCAGCGGAGCCTCGACCGCCTCACCGCCGACCGCACCACCTTCGCCATCGCCCACCGACTCTCGACCATCAAGGACGCCGACACCATCGTCGTCCTCGAGGGCGGCCGGATCGTCGAGCGCGGCACCCACGACGAGCTCCTGGAGAACGACGGGCTGTACGCCCACCTCTGGGGCGTCCAGGCCGGCGAGATCGACGAGCTGCCCGAGGAGTTCATCGAGCGAGCCGCGAAGCGGCAGGCCCGCACCGAGACGGACGACGACTAGCCGGCGGTCGCCGACCGTTCAGGCGCAGCCAGCCCCACGGCGTACCGGTCGCCGGACCTGCGGATTCAAGACGACGCCGGCCCACGCACACCCATGCTCAGGTTGGCGGTGGCGACGAACGCGGAGACCCTCGAGCGCATCCGCGACCCGCTCGCGGACCAGGACATCCGCGCCGAGCACGTCCCGACCCGCGAGCGCGCCCAGCCGCTGGACGAACCGCTCGCCGACGGGGCCTTCGACGCCGGGTTCGTCTACCCGCCGCGACTGATGGAGGGCGGCGTCGCCGACGCGATACTCGGCGTCCCGTGGGTGAACGACCGGGAGGCGGTCCTCCGGAGCCGGAACAAGGCCGAGACGCTGGCGCGGCTCCGGGCGGCCGACGTCCCGACGCCCGAGTCCGCCTACGTCTCCAGTCCCGTCGGCGAGTCCGAACTGGCGGCGGTCTTCGAGCGGTTCGACCCGCCGGTCGTCGTCAAGCCCAACTCGACGACCCGCGGCGTCGGCGTCGCGAAGGCCCACGACCTCGACTCCTTCCTCGGCGTCTGCGACTACCTCTCGCTGATCCACGACTTCCGCGCGACCGGCGACCGGTCGTTCCTCGTCCAGGAGTACCTCCCGGACGCCCGCGACTACCGGGCGATGGTGGTCGACGGCGAGTACGTCGGCGCGGTCGAGCGGCGGCTCCCCGACGGCGAGCGCGCGGCCGGCCGCTGGAAGCACAACGTCCACCGCGGGGCGACGGCGGAGGGCGTCGAACTCCCCGACGCCCTCCGGCGGCTCGCGGAGGACGCCGCCGCGGCCCTGGAGATCGACTGGCTGGGCGTCGACCTGCTCGTATCCGGCGAGCGGGCGGTGGTCAACGAGACGAACGCGCGGCCGACCGTCGACGCGGCGACGAAGTACGAACCGGGGTTCTACGACCGGCTGGCGGGGCTGATACGGACGACGGCGCGGCAGGAGTAGCGAAAGCGAGACGGACGACCGCGGGACACGGGGCGCGAAGAAGACGGAAGCGGAGTCGGCTGCGGGACGCGGACCGGGTCAGGACAGGTCGATGTTCGCGGAGCTGCCGGTGCGGTCGAGGGTGATCTCGAGGATGCCGTTGTTGAACGTCGCCTTCGCGGAGTGCTCGTCGACGCGGGTCGGGAGCTCGATGCGCTCCTCGTAGTCGCTGCGGTCGGTCGACGCCGAGATCGTGACGTGCCGGCCGTCGCACTTGATGTCGATGGCCTCCTTGGAGACGCCCGGCATGTCGGCTACGACGCGGATCTCGTCGTCCTCCTCGTAGATGGAGACGTGGGCGTCGCTGCCGAAGCCGGCGTTGCCGCCGGCCACACCGCCCGTCATCTCCTCCATCATCCGCTCTATCTCGCTGAAGATGTCGTCGAAGGGGTCGTCGCGGTCGTCCCGGCGCATGGGCGTGGGTACGAGAGTCCGCATGAAAAGCCTTCTGTCGGTGGCACGTTTCGATACCGTTCCGCCGCCGACCGCCCGAGAGGAACCCGGAGGAGACGGCCCGAGACGGCCGCTCTGACGTCCCGGGGTCGCGTCGGCGCATGCACTCCGGCGAGGGCGAGACGTGGGTCCACCGGCCGCCGTCAACCCCATCGAGGCGGGACCGTCAGACGCCTGGCTGACGGACCTTTTTGTAGTATCTCGGCCAAGAGACCACTCCCAGACCATGTCGCAACGGGACACTCCCGACGAGGACCCTCCTCACGACGACCACGTCCCCATCGAGGTGAGCGTGGACGCGGAGGACGAGCAGCCGGCCGTGGAGTCGAACACGAGAATCGACATCCTGGTGGAGAAAGAGGCGTACCCGACCGCCAGGCTCGACGACGGCCGATACGTGGCGTGGTGGTTCACGCCGGACGCGCCGGCCATCGACGACCCCGCCGCGAGCGAGTGGGTCGCCGCGCCGACGCGCTTCCTCGCCGCCGGGACGCTCCACGAACTGTGGGAGAACCCCTCGGCCCTCGAGTCGCTGCCCGCGCAGGGCTAGTCCCCGTTCCATCTCCGTTTTCGCGGCCGTGACGACGTCGGCCTTGCGAGCCCTGCCTGTGCTTACTCTGTTACAACGGTACCGTAAAACCTGGCGCCGGTAGTTCGAAGAGGCCGTTACACTGGGCCGCTAAGCCCCACGGAGACCGTAACGCTCGCTTAGCGACCCCCCGTCGCGACCGTGTCCGGCAACGATTGCCGCATCTACACTAACAATCATGAGGTTTAATACTGTCGAGCCGATACCCATAGGTAGATGACGAACGATGAAATCGAGCCGATGGTTCCCGTGATGCCTCGACAAACGTCCACCTCCGGCGTCGTCGCGGACGGTGGCCGCCAGAAGCGCTACGAGGCGCCAGAGGTAGAGGCGCCCCTCGTCCCCCAGTTCTGAGTCCGTCGCTGTTCTCGGCCAGTTCTTCGACGTTCGCCAGCCGCGCGGCCGGCGAGTTCGGCACGCGGCAAGAAGCGAGTTCGTCGCGGTCGTCGGCCTAGAACCCGACGCCCATCGCCTCGTTCGTCCGGTCGATCGACTCCTGGGCGTCGGCCTCGCCGAGCACGGCGCGGATGGCGTCGACGTTCTCCGGGACGACGTCGGACTCCTGGTGGATGGCCTGGAAGAGGTAGAGGTCGTCGCCCTCCATGGAGATCGACTCCTCCCAGATGCAGTTCTCCCAGATGTCCGCCCGCGGGCGGTCGCGGTCCTGGGCGTACTCCTTGAGCGCGCCGGCGCCGTCGATGCCGGAGTCCGCCTGGATCATGAACGTCCGGCTCTGCTCGCGGAGCAGGTCGGCGACCTCGCTGGCGTCGGGCGTCGTCTCCAGGGTGACGTTGACCGAGTGGGTGTGCATCAGCGTCGCCGGCACCTTCAGCCCGAGCGTGTCGATCGAGAGGTCCGGGAAGATGGTGTTGACGTCCGGGCCGTGGTGGCTCGGCAGCGTCACCGGGTTCGGCAGGATGTCGTTGATCGGGCCGCGGCCGCTCTGGGCGGGGTCGCCGCCCCGACGGACGAGCGTGATGCGGGCCTTCTCGACACCGTACTCCTCCTGCAGCGGCGCGAGCAGTCGCGACAGACCGGTCGTGTTACAGGAGACGACGCGGACGTGGTCGGCGCCCTCCGCGTCGGCGAAGTTCGACCGCGCGTTGAACGAGACGTCGACCATGTCGGCGTCCTCGCCGCCCTGGTAGAGCGCGGGCGTGTCGTACTCCTCGTAGAGGGACTTGTTCTCCTCGCCGATGCCGGAGGGGCAGGCGTCGACGACGACGTCGGCCGCGTCGACGAGTTCGTCGACGGTCCCGGCCAGTTCGATGCCGGCGTCCTCGAAGAGCTCGATGCGCTCCTCGATGGCGGCGTACAGCGGGTAGCCGTTCTCGACGGCCAGCTCCGCCTCGTGGTTGGGGCTGGTCTTCGCGACGCCCACGAGTTCCATGTCGGGCTGGAGCGTGACGGCGTCGGCGACGCGCTTGCCGATAGTCCCGTAGCCGTTGACCGCGACCTGGATGGTCATACTCTGATATCTCTCGGCGACCCGAATAACCATTTCTCTCCTAACCAACAGTTCGTGCCCCGTTGACGCGTGACAGTAATCGTCCAGTACCGGCGTCGTGACGGCATAGGCGTCGGGGCCGGCTTCTCGCCGAATCGTTGTGGGCCGAGCGGAACAGGGACCTCCTCGACTGCCGGCCGACCCCCGAACCGTTAACTCCCCGGGGCCGTACTGTGTGTTATTCTCATGCAACCGACGCTGGCAGACACCCTCGAGTTGACCGCAGACCGGTACCCCGAGAAGGAGGCGCTCGTCTACCCCCGGAAGGACCAGTCGTACACCTACGCCGAGTTCGACGAGCGGGCGACCCGGCTGGCGAACGCCCTGGCCGACCTCGGCGTCGGGAAGGGCGATCGCGTCTCGACGATGCTGTACAACGGCAGCGAGATCGTCCTG includes:
- a CDS encoding ABC transporter ATP-binding protein; protein product: MAEYGLDGDDDPFEEQRANAENPMQRLFAEYGAQNRLAFVVGVVASIAARLLDLLPPVLLGLALDAIFRNDRAFALWLVPEAWTPTTPDGQLYLVVALIAGAFFFGAGFHWLRNWGFNAFAQHIQHDIRTDTYDTMQRLNMDFFADKQTGELMSILSNDVNRLERFLNDGLNSAFRLVVMVIGIAGILFYLNWQLALVALLPVPLIAGFTYLFIQIIQPKYAEVRSTVGTVNSRLENNLGGIQVIKSSNTESYESERVDDVSGDYLDANWDAIETRIKFFPGLRVLAGVGFVLTFLIGGVWVLTTETTGGAPGPFTRPLYAGEFVTFILLNQRFIWPMAQFGQIINMYQRAYASAERIFGLMDEPDRLAVDPGAEPLTVDDGRVEYDDVTFGYDDEEEPVVADVDFEVEGGETLALVGPTGAGKSTVLKLLLRLYDVDDGAIRIDGQDVRGVTLPSLRQHVGYVGQDTFLFYGTVEENITYGAFDADHESVVEAAKAAEAHEFITNLPDGYDTMVGERGVKLSGGQRQRISIARAVLKDPEILILDEATSDVDTETEMLIQRSLDRLTADRTTFAIAHRLSTIKDADTIVVLEGGRIVERGTHDELLENDGLYAHLWGVQAGEIDELPEEFIERAAKRQARTETDDD
- a CDS encoding ATP-grasp domain-containing protein — its product is MLRLAVATNAETLERIRDPLADQDIRAEHVPTRERAQPLDEPLADGAFDAGFVYPPRLMEGGVADAILGVPWVNDREAVLRSRNKAETLARLRAADVPTPESAYVSSPVGESELAAVFERFDPPVVVKPNSTTRGVGVAKAHDLDSFLGVCDYLSLIHDFRATGDRSFLVQEYLPDARDYRAMVVDGEYVGAVERRLPDGERAAGRWKHNVHRGATAEGVELPDALRRLAEDAAAALEIDWLGVDLLVSGERAVVNETNARPTVDAATKYEPGFYDRLAGLIRTTARQE
- a CDS encoding Hsp20/alpha crystallin family protein; protein product: MRRDDRDDPFDDIFSEIERMMEEMTGGVAGGNAGFGSDAHVSIYEEDDEIRVVADMPGVSKEAIDIKCDGRHVTISASTDRSDYEERIELPTRVDEHSAKATFNNGILEITLDRTGSSANIDLS
- a CDS encoding DUF192 domain-containing protein, coding for MRSRTPGYALTAVAVAVALLYLGVATGLLVPYLGGYDPAEPGDYDHTTVTVVDDATGEELGTVEAAVADSFRTRYVGLSNTDELPADRGMLFVHDDADRRTYVMRNMDFGLDIVFVAENGTVTTIHEAPAPGDDEDGGDQQYSGRGTYVLEVNRGWSDARGVEEGDRVAIEGYVEIDQ
- a CDS encoding mechanosensitive ion channel family protein, producing MVQPDQLSTVAQVGAVEDQFREALGAAITFLPRLIGALIILLIGWVVGRAIGGVVERLVDRVELDEMVLETPLGNILGGTERAVAHAFGTLTRWFVYALAILAAADVLAIAVLSEWINTAVSYLPAFVAGLLVIILGFVVADFVGDAIKRTEAATRTGYTNWVATGVQLFLYFVVIVIGLDTMGIDVGILFVFARAMAWGLAVALALGLGISFGLGGQDYVRENIDRWARSGKSEVSSSGAGRDPDSGTGPSSGRPPE
- a CDS encoding YgaP family membrane protein yields the protein MDRNVGGIDRWLRVAVALALLGFGYRNRESRTGTLAFLAGSDLLATAVIQRCPVNALLGVDTCPGS
- a CDS encoding type II glyceraldehyde-3-phosphate dehydrogenase, whose product is MTIQVAVNGYGTIGKRVADAVTLQPDMELVGVAKTSPNHEAELAVENGYPLYAAIEERIELFEDAGIELAGTVDELVDAADVVVDACPSGIGEENKSLYEEYDTPALYQGGEDADMVDVSFNARSNFADAEGADHVRVVSCNTTGLSRLLAPLQEEYGVEKARITLVRRGGDPAQSGRGPINDILPNPVTLPSHHGPDVNTIFPDLSIDTLGLKVPATLMHTHSVNVTLETTPDASEVADLLREQSRTFMIQADSGIDGAGALKEYAQDRDRPRADIWENCIWEESISMEGDDLYLFQAIHQESDVVPENVDAIRAVLGEADAQESIDRTNEAMGVGF
- a CDS encoding halocyanin domain-containing protein is translated as MTDLDRRAFVKIAGATAVAPAVAGCSGNGGNGGNGGNGGDVPDEIDEYLSNANGYDGSLEDHTGEDEVAVDVGTGDIGYAFGPAAIRIDTGTTVVWEWTGEGGSHNVVHENGDFESDLQGEQGDTFEYTFEESGNYRYYCNPHRGNGMLGGVVVE
- a CDS encoding DUF192 domain-containing protein is translated as MTSLRTLATALLLVVALLATGCVTPFDAGDSSTPTAETPATQTATPTPSPSPPPAAHEGYDQTTVTVLDAETDAELGRVEAAVADNSSLRYTGLSDTEELPADRGMLFVHERERDLTYVMRKMDFGIDIVFVAENGTITSTHHATAPGPDEDGNDQGYSGTGRYVLEVNYEWTAERGIEAGDRVEFELPE
- a CDS encoding Lrp/AsnC family transcriptional regulator translates to MCASHEYTPLDDVDRAILQLLQRDARNLTAVDIADRVGVTDGTVRNRIDKMEQSEIIEGYVPMVDYELAGYQLQIRIMCTAPIVDREDLAREALQIEGVVEVHEVMTGRENVEVKAVAPRHDDLTRIARTLDEMGLSVESEELIRHHYFRPFNHFGTQDVSGSDDEAVYDV